The region TTACCACGACGTCGTAACCGCCGTTCAGCAGTTCGACGCATGTGTGCGAGCCGATAAATCCTGCACCGCCCGTTACCAGAATCGTGCCCTTCGTGGTCATGCTGTTGCTCCGTTAAAGTAGAACGCCCGTCATTTTTTGCACCAGGTCTTTATACGTTTCGACGACAACGCGTTCGTCGAACTCTTGCGCGACTTTCTGTCGACCGCGTTCAGCCATTGCGCGGCGCTCGGCGCTGCTCATGTCGAGCATCCGCGCCAGCTGCGCCGCGAGACTCTCTGCATTGCGCGCTTCGCACAGCAATCCATTGACACCGTCCGCCACCACTTCGCGGCAGCCTGGTACGTCGGTCGTCACGATCGGCCGGCCCATCGCCGATGCTTCCATCAGCGTGCGAGGCACGCCTTCGCGATAGGACGGCAGGACGACGCAATTCGCGCCGGCGATGAAGGGCCGCACGTCGTGCGCCTCGCCAAGATACTCGATGATGCCTTCCTGTTCCCACGCGGCCACCTCTTCGCGTGTGATCGCGCTAGGGTTGTCGACGCCCACCGGGCCGAGCAACTGGAACCGCGCCTGGGGATAACGTTCACGCAAACGCCGTGCGGCTTCGACATATTCGCCGACGCCCTTGTCCCACAACAGCCGCCCGATCAGCACGAACTTGAATTCCATCCGCTCCGGCAGCGGGGTGAAGGCGAACTGCTCGAGATCGACGCCTTCGCCGTGGAGGAGGCGCGCACGTTCAGGATGCGCCAACAAATTCTGCTCGACAAAGGCGGCCTGATCGTCGCGATTCAGAAACCAGATTTCGCGCGGGAATCGGAAGGCGAAACGGTACAGTTTTTTGGCGACTTGCGCAGCGCGGCTCTGCTGGATGAACACGTAACCGAGCCCGGTGGTCACCGCCACCGACTGCACGCCCGCCAGTTTCGCAGCGACCGAGCCGTAAATGTTCGGCTTGATCGTGTAATGGAACACGACGTGCGGGCGGATGCTTCGATACAAGCGATACAACGACAGAAGTGTGCGCAGGTCCTCGCGCGGACTGGTGCCTTTGGACGCCACCGGCAATTCGATGCAGCGGCACCCCATCGCGGTGAGCAATCCGAACGTGCGGTCGCGCGGCGCGAGCACCGTCACGTCGACGCCGCGTCCAACCAGCATGCGGATCAGCCCTTGCCGATACGTATAGATTGCCCAGGCGGTGTTACAGACGAGTGTAATGCGTAGCGCGGGCGTCGACTTCAGGGCAGGCTTCATGCGGGAACGGGCTCGACGGTGAATAACAGGGTGAATGACGGCGTAACGGAATCAATGACTCGCACGCGGCGCAAGCAGCGTGCGTTTGACCCGCTGCAATGCGCGGTAAGGCGTCACGAGATGCAGCATATTTTTGGCGAGACCCAGCCAGTCGTAGAGATTGGCGACGTTGAAGTAGCGTAGTTGCAGACGCAACGTCGAGCTGACCTGGCGGCGCCGTTTGGTCGCGCTGATGCCACCTTCGTTCAGCTCGTAGTAGAGCCCGAGTTCCGGCAGGTTCGCGCAGTCGTAGCACGCCATCAGACGCACGAACAGATCGAGGTCTTCGGCGGAAGGATATGCTGCCTGGTAGTTGCCGACCGCGCGCACGGCGTCGATACGCAACATCATCGAAGGATGCGCGAGGCATGAACGAAAGAACCGCAAGCGCCGGATCTCATGCGGCTCAGCCGGCGGTGTCAGCATGAACAGCGGTTTCCCTTCACGCGTGACCACTTGCGTCCACATGCCGAGACCGGCTACTTGCGGATGCGACTCCATGAACTCGCGTTGTTTAGCGAGCCGTTGCGGCACGCTGCGGTCGCCCGCGTCGATGCGTGCTGCGTAGCGAAAGCCACGCTGGGCAAGGGCGTCGATGCCGGTTTGCAGCGCGCGTTCGATGCCGCGGTTCTGCGGCATGCGCAGCACTTCGATCATCATATTCGGGATCGTGGGCGCTGCGATCGGCGGCGTGCTGCCGTCGTCGACGATCAGTACATGCACTAGCGCGTTTTCGCTGAACGAGGCCAGCGTGAGATCGACGTCGGCCTGGCCGTTGTACGCGGGCATCAGGACGGCGACGTCGTCGAGAGACATATGCGCGGCGGCGGATGAGTTCGTCATGGGCGCAATTTGAAACGAATGTAATAAAGATTAACTGACGCGGCGGCGAGATAACCGGCTGCGAGTCCCACCAGCGCACCGTAAGCGCCAAGCCGTGAAATTGCCAGCAGATTGACGACGAATGCAATCGCGAGCGCCAGCAGCCACTTCGAGAGCAACACGAATTTGGCCTGATATTTCAGCACGATCAGATTGCCGATCGCTTCGACGCCGGCCGGCACGGAAAGCCACACGGCCCAGCGGAAAATCTCGATGGCGCCTTCAAAGTCCGGTCCGAATACGCTGCGGATGATGAAGCCGGCCAGCAGATCCAGCACGATCGCGCCGCTCACCATCAGCGCGGCGGTCATGGCGGTGAGCCGCCACACGTTGCGGCGCAATTGCGCGGCGTCTTGCACGCGGTAGACGAAGGCGGGCGCGATCGTCTGCGCGAGCATCAGCGCAAGCGTGATCCAGTTTTCGTTCAACTGCTGCGCGGCGGAATAACGCCCGAGGTCGGCGAAGGAAATCGCCCGCTCGAGCATCAGTCTGTCCAGTTTCAGGAACAGATACATACAGACCAGGCCGAGCCAGAACACCGTGCCCGCGGTCGCGAAGTGCTTGAAGAGCGAGCGGTCGAGACGCCAGCCGAGCTTGCCGCCATGCCGACGGATGTAATAGATCAGCAAGACCGCGCCGATCGCCGCCGATTCGGCGGCCCACAGCCAGCCAAAGCGCGCGGGCGTTGCCATGGCGCGCACCAGCAGATAGGCGAAGCCGGCCTTCAGCACCGCGGTGCTCATGCTGGTGAGCAACTGCGGCTTGCTATACGTCATGCTTTGCAGCCACGCGTTGATCACGCCGACGAACGGCTCGCGAAACAGCATGGTCACCGCGAGGCCGGCGAGCATGGCGCCCACCAGCGGGTCGAAGAAGTGCAACGCAATGCCAAGCCACGTGAGCAGCAGCGCCGCGACGGAAACCGAGAAGCGCAGCGCGAAGGCGCTGCCGAGCACCGTGCCGAGCTGGGTTGGCGGCCGGCTGACGATGGTGGGAACCAGAATTTCCGCGCCGCATACCCAGGTGATTGGCGAAAGCACCAGCAGTAGCGTATTCGCGTACTGCCATTTGCCGAAAGTGTCGGGCCCGAAGTAGCGTGCCAGCATGCCGCTGATCACGATTGCCACGCCGATTTGCGTGAGCCGCTCCAGCCCGAGCCAGACGATATTGGTGAAGGCGCGCGTGACGTCCGGATTGGCGAAGCGTTTGAGTGTCAGCATCCGGTGGACACTCGCCAGTCCCGTTGTGCGGGGCGCGCGAGCGGCGCGGGTTGTCTGCCGGCAATCTGCGCGAATGCCCATCCACAGGCCGACTGTCGCGGCAA is a window of Paraburkholderia phytofirmans OLGA172 DNA encoding:
- a CDS encoding glycosyltransferase family 4 protein; the protein is MKPALKSTPALRITLVCNTAWAIYTYRQGLIRMLVGRGVDVTVLAPRDRTFGLLTAMGCRCIELPVASKGTSPREDLRTLLSLYRLYRSIRPHVVFHYTIKPNIYGSVAAKLAGVQSVAVTTGLGYVFIQQSRAAQVAKKLYRFAFRFPREIWFLNRDDQAAFVEQNLLAHPERARLLHGEGVDLEQFAFTPLPERMEFKFVLIGRLLWDKGVGEYVEAARRLRERYPQARFQLLGPVGVDNPSAITREEVAAWEQEGIIEYLGEAHDVRPFIAGANCVVLPSYREGVPRTLMEASAMGRPIVTTDVPGCREVVADGVNGLLCEARNAESLAAQLARMLDMSSAERRAMAERGRQKVAQEFDERVVVETYKDLVQKMTGVLL
- a CDS encoding glycosyltransferase, with translation MTNSSAAAHMSLDDVAVLMPAYNGQADVDLTLASFSENALVHVLIVDDGSTPPIAAPTIPNMMIEVLRMPQNRGIERALQTGIDALAQRGFRYAARIDAGDRSVPQRLAKQREFMESHPQVAGLGMWTQVVTREGKPLFMLTPPAEPHEIRRLRFFRSCLAHPSMMLRIDAVRAVGNYQAAYPSAEDLDLFVRLMACYDCANLPELGLYYELNEGGISATKRRRQVSSTLRLQLRYFNVANLYDWLGLAKNMLHLVTPYRALQRVKRTLLAPRASH
- a CDS encoding oligosaccharide flippase family protein; translated protein: MLTLKRFANPDVTRAFTNIVWLGLERLTQIGVAIVISGMLARYFGPDTFGKWQYANTLLLVLSPITWVCGAEILVPTIVSRPPTQLGTVLGSAFALRFSVSVAALLLTWLGIALHFFDPLVGAMLAGLAVTMLFREPFVGVINAWLQSMTYSKPQLLTSMSTAVLKAGFAYLLVRAMATPARFGWLWAAESAAIGAVLLIYYIRRHGGKLGWRLDRSLFKHFATAGTVFWLGLVCMYLFLKLDRLMLERAISFADLGRYSAAQQLNENWITLALMLAQTIAPAFVYRVQDAAQLRRNVWRLTAMTAALMVSGAIVLDLLAGFIIRSVFGPDFEGAIEIFRWAVWLSVPAGVEAIGNLIVLKYQAKFVLLSKWLLALAIAFVVNLLAISRLGAYGALVGLAAGYLAAASVNLYYIRFKLRP